A region from the Alnus glutinosa chromosome 5, dhAlnGlut1.1, whole genome shotgun sequence genome encodes:
- the LOC133869317 gene encoding uncharacterized protein LOC133869317, which produces MDQRPPTCAHRAPRLPVPCTTTSTPAMSAALHTTPWRHHPDAFYRPLPPGTARMSRSDPGQTSTAGYSPSPYPPTSTPAMSAALQTTPWPHHPDAVYRPLPPGTAGMSRSDPSQTSSAGYSPSSYTTLSQLGMTSPGHIDRWWAAECHDLSRFPLYYPYPLTPSMPVNPDSETQDDRFSLSQRGRMPLPAMRSGQMSAPAGGQGPAPGESQVPVYGQSHLPLSGEGQDPDVGESQMPHEGDDVMLGLDQLAHDVPQDMSSDDDQHDEPHPADEVGEEHAGDPATELIATDHIRLMGYNPDGSIYFEVIKDPERNWVLPRGKKVVLQYNAATQPVGRACNRYRRAAGKLLRSGSHIHLRDEWAKVDKQIKRAMWDAIMQEFFVPVSVDQRLAQNEFWGDMGRKHRSWKSKLRTQLNIQDGDTPLTIRARMPDTFFDKYDRTDVEDVLHEWCTKRNQARFERMKRLREQNDIPHSLGSKSYARFNHDEATTSGTPPTRAESFVKTYTRKDGTYLNERTRDLCERMTQSLSTDPAATESVSSDTVRWAPGDAYEQAVGRPEYGGRVRQVGPNVTHVRGTCFSYRARTRGGPAEGTSQDWAANKIAEMGIMLRAERERGMTGWRA; this is translated from the exons atggaccagagaccccctacttgcgcacatcgtgcaccacgcctacccgtgccttgcacgactacatccacaccggcgatgtcagcggcactacataccacacccTGGCGACACCACCCGGACGCCttttatagaccattgcccccgggtacggcgaggatgagcaggtcagatcccgggcagacgagcacagctggatattctccttctccatacccGCCTACCTCGAccccggcgatgtcagcggcactacagactacaccgtggccacaccacccagacgccgtttatagaccattgcccccgggtacggcggggatgagcaggtcagatcccagCCAGACAagctcagctggatattctccttcttcGTACACGACGTTATCGCAGTTGGGGATGACCTCACcgggtcatattgatcgatggtgggcgGCAGAGTGTCATGATCTGAGCAGATTCCCGTTGTACTATCCATACCCCCTTACACCATCTATGCCAGtgaaccctgatagtgagactcaggatgacagattcTCGCTGTCACAGCGGGGGAGGATGCCTCTGCCGGCTATGCGGTCGGGACAGATGTCGGCACCGGCAgggggccagggcccggcaCCTGGGGAGAGTCAGGTGCCTGTATATGGACAAAGCCACTTGCCGCTTTCTGGGGAGGGTCAGGACCCAgatgtgggggagagccagatgccccatgagggggacgatgtgatgttgggtcttgatcagttggcccatgatgtcccccaggatatgTCTTCAGATGACGATCAGCATGATGAGCCTCACCCGGCAGATGAGgtaggcgaggagcatgctggcgacccagcgaccgagCTCATAGCGACCGACCATATTcggctgatgg ggtataacccagacgggagcatctattttgaggtgattaaggacccagagagaaattgggtgctcccgagggggaagaaagttgtgttgcagtacaatgctgcaacacaacccgtgggacgagcatgcaatcgttatagacgggctgcgggcaagcttttacggagcgggtcccacattcacttgcgggacgaatgggcaaaggtagataagcagattaagcgggcaatgtgggatgccataatg caagaatttttTGTACCCGTATCCGTCGACCAGCGTCTCGCACAGAACgaattctggggtgatatgggccgtaagcaccgttcgtggaagtcgaagttgaggacccagctaaatattcaagacggtgacacgccattgacaatacgtgcgagaatgccagatacgttttttgataagtatgaccgaacggatgtggaggacgtactgcacgagtggtgcacaaaaagaaatcag GCGAGGTttgaacgaatgaagcggctgcgggagcagaatgacatcccccatagtctggggtccaaaagttatgccagatttaatcacgatgag gcaactacatctggcacgccccctactcgcgccgagtcgtttgtgaagacgtacacaaggaaagacggcacttatctgaacgagcggacacgggacctatgc gagcggatgacacagagtttgtccactgatcctgctgccACGGAATCCGTTtcatcagatacggtgcgttgggcacctggcgacgcgtacgagcaggcagttgggcgacccgagtatgggggtagggttcggcaggttgggccgaacgttactcatgttcgcgggacttgtttctcgtatagggcccgcacacgggggggaccggccgagggcacatctcaggattgggctgccAACAAAATTGCGGAGATGGGTATCATGTTacgggccgagagagagagaggaatgacgggttggagggcatag